The genomic DNA GGAAAAGATTAATTCCTAGTGAATCACTTGGAAAAGTGCAAAATAAAACGTTTTTACATTTTTTTACGTATTTAAAGGGGTGTAAGTAATGATTAATCAACTTTCTTGGAAAGTTGGCGGACAACAAGGGGAAGGTATAGAAAGTACAGGAGAGATATTTTCCATCGCCTTAAATCGCATGGGCTATTATTTGTATGGCTACCGCCACTTCTCATCACGTATTAAAGGCGGCCATACAAACAATAAAATCCGGGTTAGCACAACTCAAGTTCGGTCGATTTCGGATGATTTAGACATTCTAGTTGCATTTGACCAAGAAACAATCGATGTAAACTATAAAGAATTGCATGACGATGGGATTATTATCGCAGATTCTAAATTCAATCCGAAACAGCCTGAAGATACAAAAGCCGTTTTGTATGCGGTTCCATTTACTGAAATTGCAACAGAACTAGGCACATCCCTTATGAAGAACATGGTTGCCATTGGCGCAACTTCTGCCATATTAGACCTTGATATAACAGTGTTTGAAGAAGTTGTGCAAGAGATTTTCGGACGAAAAGGCCAGCAAGTTGTTGAGAAGAACATGCAAGCAATTCGAGCCGGGTTTGAATTTATGAAGGAAAAGCTTGGCAATATTCAAACAATGCAGCTTGAAAAAGCAGACGGAAAAAAACGGATGTTTATGATTGGCAATGATGCAATTGCATTAGGTGCGCTTGCAGGCGGCTGCCGCTTTATGGCAGCATATCCGATCACTCCTGCATCAGAAATTATGGAATACTTAATTAAAAAATTGCCGGCATTGGGCGGAACAGTTATACAAACGGAAGATGAAATTGCAGCTGTTACGATGGCGATTGGAGCAAACTACGGCGGGGTCCGCGCAATCACTGCTTCAGCAGGTCCTGGTCTTTCATTAAAAATGGAAGCAATCGGTTTATCAGGTATTACAGAAACTCCGCTAGTTATTATTGATACTCAACGCGGCGGGCCATCAACCGGACTTCCTACAAAACAAGAACAGTCTGACTTGATGGCTATGATTTACGGAACTCATGGAGAAATTCCGAAAATTGTAATTGCACCAAGTACTGTTGAAGAAGCTTTTTATGATACAGCAGAAGCATTAAACCTTGCTGAAGAGTATCAGTGCCCTGTCATCGTATTATCCGATCTTCAATTATCTTTAGGCAAGCAAACAGTAGAACCGCTTGATATTGATAAAGTAGAAATCCGCCGAGGAAAGTTGGTAACAGAAGATCTTCCTGAAATTGAAAACAAAGGATACTTCAAACGATATGAAGTTACTGAAGACGGCGTCTCTCCTCGGGTCATTCCAGGAGTAAAAAATGGCATTCACCACGTAACCGGTGTTGAACACGATGAAACCGGAAAACCGTCAGAGTCTGCTGCAAACCGCATTGTACAAATGAGCAAGCGATTACGCAAAATTGAAAATGTTAAGTTTAAAACGCCAGTTCATAAGAATGCTCCGCATGAAGAAGCAGATCTTTTAATTGTTGGTTTTATCTCCACAAGGGGAGCAATTGAAGAAGCAATGGTGCGTTTGGAAAAAGACGGCATTAAAACAAACCATGCACATATTCGCTTAATTCATCCGTTCCCAACTGATGAGATGTTGCCTTTAGTGAAATCTGCAAAGAAAATTGTTGTTGTGGAAAACAATGCAACCGGGCAGTTGGCAAATATTATGAAGATGAATGTCGGCCATGCAGATAAGATTACAAAACTGTTAAAGTTCGACGGAAATCCGTTCTTGCCGCATGAAATCCACACAAAATGCAAGGAGTTGTTTTTAGATGGCAACATTTAAAGATTTTCGTAATAATGTAAAACCAAACTGGTGTCCAGGATGCGGTGATTTTTCCGTACAAGCGGCTATTCAGCGTGCTGCAGCCAATGTTGGATTAGAGCCTGAGAACTTAGCTGTTATTTCTGGCATCGGATGTTCAGGCCGTATTTCAGGTTATATTAATTCTTATGGATTCCATGGGATTCATGGCCGTGCTCTTCCAATTGCCCAAGGAGTAAAAATGGCAAACCGTGAATTGACAGTTATTGCTTCCGGAGGGGACGGAGATGGTTTTGCGATCGGAATGGGGCATACTGTACATGCAATTCGCCGCAATATCGATATTACTTATATTGTTATGGATAACCAAATTTACGGCTTAACAAAGGGACAAACTTCCCCTCGTTCTGCTGCTGGTTTTAAAACGAAATCTACACCCGAAGGTTCAA from Bacillus methanolicus MGA3 includes the following:
- a CDS encoding 2-oxoacid:acceptor oxidoreductase subunit alpha, translated to MINQLSWKVGGQQGEGIESTGEIFSIALNRMGYYLYGYRHFSSRIKGGHTNNKIRVSTTQVRSISDDLDILVAFDQETIDVNYKELHDDGIIIADSKFNPKQPEDTKAVLYAVPFTEIATELGTSLMKNMVAIGATSAILDLDITVFEEVVQEIFGRKGQQVVEKNMQAIRAGFEFMKEKLGNIQTMQLEKADGKKRMFMIGNDAIALGALAGGCRFMAAYPITPASEIMEYLIKKLPALGGTVIQTEDEIAAVTMAIGANYGGVRAITASAGPGLSLKMEAIGLSGITETPLVIIDTQRGGPSTGLPTKQEQSDLMAMIYGTHGEIPKIVIAPSTVEEAFYDTAEALNLAEEYQCPVIVLSDLQLSLGKQTVEPLDIDKVEIRRGKLVTEDLPEIENKGYFKRYEVTEDGVSPRVIPGVKNGIHHVTGVEHDETGKPSESAANRIVQMSKRLRKIENVKFKTPVHKNAPHEEADLLIVGFISTRGAIEEAMVRLEKDGIKTNHAHIRLIHPFPTDEMLPLVKSAKKIVVVENNATGQLANIMKMNVGHADKITKLLKFDGNPFLPHEIHTKCKELFLDGNI
- a CDS encoding 2-oxoacid:ferredoxin oxidoreductase subunit beta; translated protein: MATFKDFRNNVKPNWCPGCGDFSVQAAIQRAAANVGLEPENLAVISGIGCSGRISGYINSYGFHGIHGRALPIAQGVKMANRELTVIASGGDGDGFAIGMGHTVHAIRRNIDITYIVMDNQIYGLTKGQTSPRSAAGFKTKSTPEGSIEQAISPMELALTAGATFVAQSFSTDLKELTSLIEEGIKHNGFSFINVFSPCVTYNKVNTYDWFKENLTKLSDIEGYDPSNREMAMQTLMKHNGLVTGLIYQDKDRKSYQELVPGYLEKPLAHADLQLNHEQFDKLVAEFM